In Staphylococcus lloydii, the following proteins share a genomic window:
- the dltB gene encoding D-alanyl-lipoteichoic acid biosynthesis protein DltB: MIPYGTFTFFLIALIVLLPVIILGLMGKRSYIYNGLSTVIMVVIIFSSHKHNLFGISYISTQLVSFIIYIIWQICIIMTYWKSKARRNSFAKFVVVIILSILPLVLVKIIQSSWLGHYQVILHESKVVSFIGFLGISYVTFKSVQLLMEIRDGSIKEVKFWKLIQFISFFPTISSGPIDRYKRFVKDDKKVPTGGEYNDLLIKAVHYIMMGFLYKYIIAYLIQKFAIAPLTLELTTFTGKWLYMYAYSMYLFFDFAGYSLFAIAFSYLYGVKTPENFNQPFKAKNIKDFWNRWHMTLSFWFRDCIYMRSLFYMSKKRMFKSQLLMSNIAFFINFFIMGVWHGLEVHYIAYGLYHGLMFIGYGYYERWKKQHPPKWQNKFTQALSIVITFHFVTFGFLIFSGKLF; encoded by the coding sequence ATGATACCTTATGGAACTTTCACCTTTTTCTTAATAGCGCTTATCGTATTACTACCAGTAATTATATTGGGACTTATGGGTAAGAGAAGTTACATTTATAATGGTTTGTCTACTGTCATTATGGTTGTAATTATATTCTCTTCACATAAACATAATCTATTTGGCATTAGCTATATTAGTACGCAGCTTGTTAGTTTTATTATCTATATTATATGGCAAATATGTATCATTATGACTTATTGGAAATCAAAGGCTAGGCGTAATTCATTTGCAAAATTTGTAGTAGTTATCATTTTATCTATATTACCTTTAGTATTAGTGAAAATTATTCAGAGCTCATGGTTAGGACATTACCAAGTCATATTACATGAAAGTAAAGTCGTTTCATTTATTGGCTTTTTAGGTATTTCCTACGTCACTTTTAAAAGTGTGCAATTACTTATGGAAATACGAGATGGTTCGATTAAAGAAGTGAAATTTTGGAAACTCATCCAGTTTATTTCATTCTTTCCGACTATTTCGTCTGGTCCTATAGATAGATATAAACGTTTTGTCAAAGACGATAAAAAAGTCCCAACTGGCGGAGAATATAATGACTTACTAATTAAAGCGGTACATTATATTATGATGGGTTTTTTATACAAATATATTATCGCTTATTTAATTCAAAAATTTGCTATTGCGCCACTAACACTAGAATTAACTACGTTTACAGGTAAATGGCTGTATATGTATGCCTATAGTATGTATTTGTTTTTTGATTTTGCAGGTTATAGTTTGTTTGCAATTGCCTTTAGTTATTTATATGGGGTGAAAACACCTGAAAACTTTAATCAACCGTTTAAAGCAAAGAATATTAAAGATTTTTGGAATAGATGGCATATGACATTGTCATTTTGGTTTAGAGACTGTATTTATATGCGTTCACTATTCTATATGTCCAAAAAAAGAATGTTTAAAAGCCAACTCTTAATGTCGAATATCGCATTTTTTATTAATTTCTTTATTATGGGCGTCTGGCATGGTTTAGAAGTACATTATATTGCTTACGGTTTATATCATGGTCTTATGTTTATAGGTTATGGATATTACGAACGTTGGAAAAAACAGCATCCGCCTAAATGGCAAAATAAATTTACTCAAGCATTGAGTATTGTAATAACGTTCCACTTTGTAACTTTTGGTTTTCTTATCTTTTCAGGTAAGCTGTTTTAA
- the dltA gene encoding D-alanine--poly(phosphoribitol) ligase subunit DltA: protein MDILTTFEQHASFYPDQAAIKYNDEILTYKELELFSNTLAKTIEDASKPLLLYGHMSPFMVVGMLASMKAGCGYVPVDTSLPEDRIASIINKVEPQYIFNTTSESLSLASSDEIFPTSLHHMPTVEHYEAYIESEDIAYIIFTSGSTGEPKGVQIKYSSLNEFADWVVELNQTGEHQQWLNQAPFSFDLSVMAIYPCLLSAGTLNLVDKNMINKPKLLNELLERNDINVWVSTPSFLEMCLLLPHFDEQKYSQLKQFYFCGEIFAHKTATILNNKFPHATIYNTYGPTEATVAITSIQITKDIIDKYNPLPVGVPKNGTTLDVTEEGELVITGNCVSAGYFKDEDRSKKVFQDNEHSRSYYTGDKAVQKDGLWFIQGRIDYQIKLNGYRIELEEIEFQLRHMDKIREAIVVPVYNKDKVSKIIGVVTLTQETSQNFDINALSHEIKEQLKQYVPVYMIPSKFKVIDQMPMTVNGKVDRKKIAEVTTT, encoded by the coding sequence ATGGATATCTTAACAACATTTGAACAACACGCATCATTTTACCCTGATCAAGCAGCTATCAAATATAATGATGAAATTTTAACTTATAAAGAACTAGAACTATTTTCTAACACATTAGCAAAGACTATAGAAGATGCTAGCAAACCACTGCTATTATATGGACATATGTCGCCGTTCATGGTTGTAGGAATGTTAGCAAGTATGAAAGCAGGATGTGGCTATGTACCTGTGGATACGTCATTGCCTGAAGATAGAATCGCATCGATTATTAATAAAGTAGAACCACAATATATTTTCAATACGACTTCGGAGTCACTCTCTTTAGCAAGTAGTGATGAAATTTTTCCAACTTCTTTACATCATATGCCTACTGTTGAACACTATGAAGCCTATATTGAGAGTGAGGACATTGCTTACATAATCTTTACTAGTGGTTCAACAGGCGAACCTAAAGGCGTGCAAATTAAATACAGTAGTTTAAATGAATTTGCAGACTGGGTGGTTGAGTTAAACCAAACAGGTGAACACCAACAATGGTTAAATCAAGCGCCATTTTCTTTCGATTTATCAGTTATGGCCATTTATCCATGCTTATTATCTGCTGGAACATTGAATTTAGTTGATAAAAATATGATTAATAAACCTAAACTGTTAAATGAATTGCTTGAAAGAAATGATATTAACGTATGGGTTTCAACGCCTTCATTTTTAGAAATGTGTTTATTATTGCCACATTTCGATGAACAAAAATATTCACAACTGAAGCAATTTTATTTCTGCGGAGAAATATTTGCACATAAAACGGCAACGATATTGAATAATAAATTCCCACACGCAACAATTTATAATACTTATGGTCCAACAGAAGCAACTGTAGCGATAACTAGTATTCAGATCACTAAAGATATCATCGATAAATATAATCCACTTCCAGTGGGCGTTCCGAAAAATGGGACAACTTTGGATGTAACAGAAGAAGGTGAATTAGTCATTACGGGGAACTGTGTTAGTGCTGGTTATTTTAAAGATGAAGATAGAAGTAAAAAAGTCTTTCAGGATAATGAGCATAGTAGAAGTTACTATACAGGTGACAAAGCAGTTCAAAAAGATGGTCTATGGTTTATCCAAGGGCGTATCGATTATCAAATCAAATTGAACGGTTATCGTATCGAATTAGAAGAAATAGAATTTCAATTAAGACATATGGATAAAATACGAGAAGCTATTGTAGTACCAGTTTATAACAAAGACAAAGTATCAAAAATTATTGGTGTTGTTACATTAACGCAAGAGACATCACAAAATTTTGATATTAATGCGTTGTCTCATGAAATTAAAGAGCAATTGAAACAATATGTGCCGGTATATATGATTCCAAGCAAATTCAAAGTCATTGATCAAATGCCAATGACAGTGAACGGTAAAGTAGATAGAAAGAAAATTGCTGAGGTTACAACAACATGA
- a CDS encoding teichoic acid D-Ala incorporation-associated protein DltX, with protein sequence MSKIKLKFMQYSAVKTVGLTVLYFIILIALYLIYGSGDTHNNFIYNEF encoded by the coding sequence ATGTCAAAAATTAAACTTAAATTCATGCAATATAGTGCTGTGAAGACAGTAGGGCTAACCGTATTGTATTTTATAATATTAATCGCTTTATATTTGATATATGGGTCGGGCGATACCCACAATAATTTCATTTATAATGAATTTTAA